One Nocardia iowensis DNA window includes the following coding sequences:
- a CDS encoding non-ribosomal peptide synthetase, producing the protein MVFNGSVPPVAATATFESRIPDSQRDLVLLVATLLGEAPEDIDPAENLIECGIDSLNVMRVVDSWNRRGLGIKFAELFERPTIADWWQLVCARTPEISPEAVVAAVVDESAPFDLSPIQHAYWVGRGDDQPLGGVGCHVYLEIDGGGVDPARLEHSVRAVAERHAMLRVRILGDGTQQIVPRPDWPGLRVHDLRDSDRAAAELSTLRDALSHRRLDVEHGEVFDVQLSLLPNGSTRLHVELDLLVADVLSFNIFLNDLAAAYRGDPEALRPLSYSFPRYRTELTAQRAAAVEGDRAYWTSRLADLPAAPPLPLAVDPERVVGPRFRRIARWLEPAAYLRLTERAREHQVTVAMMLATAFAEVLGRWSGTSRLLLNVPVFDRKTLHPDVSEMIADFTNLVLLEVDLGAPGFADRVRRTQRQFQTDISHTAYSGLDVLRDLARNGDGHAGAPVVFASNLNSGDLLSPDFRESFGELGFMVSQTPQVWLDHQLMEMDGGLYLNWDYVPELFAEGVVEGMFDAYCGVLEWLSYGDWSAPVPIELPQDQRAVRGVVGATEGLESGRLLHEAFFQRAEADPARPALLWDEDGEMSYGELADWALRVAGGLVADGVRPGDLVGVTVPKGPAQVAAIFGVLAAGAGYVPVGIDQPAVRRELMLGAAGVQHVVADAARGPWPAGVRVISPTEPGGTPLPGPVGVGVSGSAYVIFTSGSTGQPKGVEVSHRAAVNTVEDVNERFGVDADDRVLAVSAADFDLSVYDLFGLLGVGGALVLVGEQDRREARRWVELCRRHDVTVWNSAPALFDMYLTTAEAEAGEVADRIRLVLVSGDWVGLDLPGRYRSRCAGGRFVALGGATEAAIWSNAFEVDQVGPEWRSIPYGFPLRNQCYRVVDTQGRDCPDWVAGELWIGGVGLAEGYRGDAAKTEEKFVWWQGRRWYRTGDMGRFWADGTLEFLGRFDHQIKVRGHRIELGEIESALEAHPHIDRAVATTIGTGAHRKLAAAVTAAETAEPATDEVELWLRDRLPAHMVPEQFAVIAVLPLTPNGKVDRAAVATVLEQQDITTGQEAEPPRGRMEQLVAELWVELLPIDRATRTDNFFRCGGDSLIGTRLVARLGAAGIEGAELRGLFANPTLAGFAATLELGNANVVGFEPDPAARYDPFPVTDVQLAYLMGRRPEFTLGGIGCHFYSEFDGSDIDLARLQQAWNTLIERHDMLRTIFDGNVHQWVLPSVPEFVIEVTDADAADADTALAELREDMAHRTFEPGEWPLFDVRAVRYGDRVRIGVGLDNLIVDALSIFILFAELELLYWDPAAPLRPVGITFRDYELNTRPSAEDIAAARDYWLDLIDRLPPPPELPLAIEPGRIETPRFARRETHIDQASWARITERTREYEITPSALLLACYAEVLGAWSTQQDMTLTLTTFQRDPVHPDIDNILGEFTSLLLVAYEPEPGSGLAARARGLQEQIWRGLDHQAVSATWALREMGRRAGVAEVSMPVVFTSALGVLDGMDTSGASAFAEVSWEISHTPQVSLDLQVREYADGVSVSWDFVEGLFADGVIDQMFAAYCAALDWVAGGDWATPLPLRLPQRNSLPIPRAESGRPLHGGFFEWAEREPGRVALVWGEDGELSYGTLAAWALQVAGGLVACGVRRGDVVGVTLPKGPAQVASILGVLAAGAAYVPVGVDQPVARRDRMFASAGVRYVVADEASGGWPENMRVISPAAPDGTPLPGPVGVDVSGSAYVIFTSGSTGEPKGVEVSHRAAMNTLDDINERFGVGADDRALALSAADFDLSVYDLFGLLSVGGALVLIGEQDRREARRWVELCRRHEVTVWNSVPALFDMYLTAAEADGTADQIRLVLLAGDWVGMDLPVRYRARSAAGRFVALGGPTETAIWSNAYEVTEMDPEWRSIPYGFALHNQCHRVVDTQGRDCPDWVAGELWIGGVCVAQGYRGDAAKTAEKFVSWQGQRWYRSGDVARFWPDGTLEFLGRLDHQVKVRGHRIELGEIESALEAHPYIDSAVATTVGTGVHRKLAAAVTAAHSGATPATDGMAELDRVLDGGVDEALTTGGDVEAAIVEARIAALLAAGLESGPAPVDDIAAALGVADDFRNLLVLWLDWLVERDVLTAHSGRFGTGARWDEARDPAVLAANVAAAEGTWMHSVAERLAVADAEVTEILRGDRSPLTLLEDPVLAPESLVAGQPDVGAAIGRIARTITGLAARLGRPVRVAELGCRTGMAARHLLDGLDSEHIELTLLDPSPRLLDLAAQRLDGLPHSRQFRAMTGGVLPQDLRNHFDVVVTVVALHRYRDPVDGALEAADLLVPRGLLVGIEHSELAPIGLLTAALLERGFGGGRRSPMLDKARWADVLTAADLSEIDIAERDDSALLLLTARSAVDRPVLDAEQVLARLRGELPTHMVPDRLTVLPRLPLSARDKVDRKRVAELLSSIGDGEEAGEPPRTEVEKAIAELWAGLLPGAGADIGRHTNFFAIGGDSLTATHFAEAVRRQFGVVLRLRQMFAEPTVAAVADTISAQLDESMEDGEI; encoded by the coding sequence ATGGTTTTCAACGGATCTGTGCCCCCGGTCGCGGCCACCGCGACATTCGAATCGAGAATCCCGGACAGCCAGCGCGACCTCGTGCTACTTGTCGCGACGCTGCTCGGCGAGGCTCCGGAGGACATCGATCCGGCGGAGAACCTGATCGAATGCGGTATCGACTCGCTCAATGTCATGCGGGTCGTCGATTCCTGGAACCGGCGCGGTCTCGGCATCAAGTTCGCGGAGCTGTTCGAACGGCCGACGATCGCCGACTGGTGGCAGCTGGTTTGCGCACGGACCCCGGAGATTTCGCCGGAGGCCGTCGTCGCCGCCGTGGTGGACGAATCGGCCCCGTTCGACCTGAGCCCCATTCAGCACGCGTATTGGGTCGGCCGGGGCGACGACCAGCCGCTCGGCGGCGTCGGCTGCCACGTGTACCTCGAGATCGATGGCGGCGGTGTCGATCCCGCTCGCCTCGAGCACTCGGTCCGCGCGGTGGCCGAACGGCACGCGATGTTGCGGGTGCGCATTCTCGGCGACGGTACGCAGCAGATCGTGCCGCGACCGGACTGGCCCGGCCTGCGGGTGCACGATCTGCGCGACTCCGACCGGGCCGCGGCCGAGCTGAGCACACTGCGTGATGCGTTGTCGCACCGCAGACTCGACGTCGAGCACGGCGAGGTGTTCGACGTGCAGTTGTCGCTGCTGCCGAATGGCTCGACCCGCCTGCACGTCGAACTGGACCTGCTGGTCGCGGACGTATTGAGCTTCAACATCTTCCTCAACGACCTCGCCGCGGCCTATCGCGGCGACCCCGAAGCGCTGCGCCCACTGTCGTATTCGTTCCCGCGTTACCGGACGGAGCTGACCGCACAGCGCGCGGCCGCCGTCGAGGGTGACCGGGCGTACTGGACGTCCCGGCTGGCGGATCTGCCTGCCGCGCCGCCGCTTCCGCTCGCCGTCGATCCCGAACGAGTCGTGGGACCGCGGTTCCGCCGGATCGCGCGCTGGCTCGAGCCTGCCGCATACCTTCGTCTCACCGAACGGGCGCGCGAGCACCAGGTGACCGTCGCGATGATGCTCGCGACCGCCTTCGCCGAGGTGCTCGGCCGGTGGAGCGGCACGTCGCGGTTGCTGCTCAATGTTCCTGTCTTCGACCGGAAAACGTTGCACCCGGACGTCTCCGAGATGATCGCCGACTTCACCAACCTCGTCCTGCTCGAGGTGGACCTCGGCGCGCCGGGTTTCGCCGACCGCGTCCGGCGTACCCAGCGGCAGTTCCAGACCGACATCTCACACACGGCGTACTCGGGCCTCGATGTGCTGCGCGACCTCGCGCGCAACGGTGACGGACATGCCGGTGCGCCAGTGGTTTTCGCCAGCAACCTGAACAGCGGGGACCTGCTCAGCCCCGACTTCCGGGAGTCCTTCGGCGAACTCGGCTTCATGGTTTCGCAGACACCGCAGGTATGGCTGGACCACCAGCTGATGGAGATGGACGGCGGGCTGTACCTGAACTGGGACTACGTCCCCGAGCTGTTCGCCGAGGGCGTCGTCGAGGGCATGTTCGACGCGTACTGCGGTGTGCTGGAGTGGCTTTCGTACGGTGACTGGTCGGCGCCGGTGCCGATCGAACTGCCGCAGGACCAGCGGGCGGTGCGCGGCGTAGTCGGCGCGACCGAGGGCCTGGAGTCCGGGCGGCTGCTGCACGAGGCGTTCTTCCAGCGGGCCGAAGCGGATCCCGCGCGTCCGGCGTTGCTGTGGGACGAGGACGGCGAGATGTCCTACGGCGAACTGGCCGACTGGGCATTGCGGGTGGCCGGTGGGTTGGTGGCCGACGGCGTGCGGCCCGGTGACCTGGTCGGCGTGACGGTACCGAAGGGTCCGGCTCAGGTCGCGGCGATCTTCGGTGTGCTGGCCGCGGGCGCTGGCTACGTACCGGTTGGCATCGATCAACCGGCCGTGCGTCGCGAACTCATGCTGGGTGCTGCCGGGGTTCAGCATGTGGTGGCCGACGCGGCGCGGGGCCCGTGGCCCGCGGGCGTGCGGGTGATCTCGCCGACGGAACCGGGTGGCACTCCCTTGCCTGGTCCGGTGGGTGTCGGCGTATCCGGTTCGGCCTACGTGATTTTCACGTCCGGCTCGACGGGTCAACCCAAGGGCGTAGAGGTTTCGCACCGGGCGGCGGTGAACACCGTCGAGGACGTCAACGAACGGTTCGGCGTGGACGCCGACGACCGGGTGCTCGCGGTCTCGGCAGCGGATTTCGACCTTTCGGTCTACGACCTGTTCGGCTTGCTCGGTGTCGGCGGCGCGCTGGTGCTGGTCGGCGAGCAGGACCGCAGGGAGGCCCGCCGCTGGGTCGAGCTGTGTCGACGCCACGACGTGACCGTGTGGAACAGCGCACCCGCGTTGTTCGACATGTACCTGACCACCGCCGAGGCCGAGGCGGGCGAGGTGGCCGATCGGATTCGGTTGGTACTGGTCTCGGGTGACTGGGTGGGCTTGGATCTGCCCGGTCGGTACCGGAGCCGTTGTGCCGGTGGCCGATTCGTCGCGTTGGGCGGCGCCACCGAGGCCGCGATCTGGTCGAACGCCTTCGAGGTAGATCAGGTCGGTCCCGAATGGCGCTCTATCCCTTACGGTTTCCCGTTGCGCAACCAGTGCTATCGGGTGGTGGACACCCAGGGCCGGGATTGCCCGGACTGGGTGGCGGGCGAGTTGTGGATCGGCGGCGTCGGTCTGGCGGAGGGGTATCGGGGCGACGCGGCGAAGACCGAGGAAAAGTTCGTCTGGTGGCAGGGCCGACGGTGGTATCGCACCGGTGACATGGGGCGATTCTGGGCGGACGGCACGCTCGAATTCCTCGGTCGGTTCGATCATCAGATCAAGGTGCGCGGTCATCGAATCGAGCTGGGCGAGATCGAATCCGCGCTCGAAGCCCACCCGCACATCGATCGCGCGGTCGCGACCACCATCGGTACCGGTGCCCATCGCAAACTCGCCGCGGCCGTCACCGCCGCCGAGACCGCCGAGCCCGCCACCGACGAGGTGGAGCTGTGGCTGCGCGATCGGCTTCCGGCGCACATGGTTCCCGAACAATTCGCCGTCATCGCGGTGCTGCCACTGACGCCGAACGGCAAGGTGGATCGTGCCGCCGTCGCCACCGTGCTCGAGCAGCAAGACATCACGACCGGCCAGGAGGCCGAACCGCCGCGGGGGCGCATGGAGCAACTCGTCGCCGAGCTGTGGGTCGAACTGCTGCCGATCGACCGCGCGACGCGAACCGACAACTTCTTCCGCTGCGGCGGCGACAGCCTCATCGGCACCCGTCTCGTCGCGCGGCTGGGCGCCGCCGGGATCGAGGGCGCGGAGCTTCGCGGACTGTTCGCGAACCCGACGCTGGCCGGTTTCGCGGCAACGCTGGAACTCGGCAACGCGAACGTGGTCGGCTTCGAGCCGGACCCGGCGGCCCGCTACGACCCCTTCCCGGTGACCGACGTGCAGCTCGCCTACCTGATGGGTCGGCGACCGGAGTTCACTCTCGGCGGTATCGGCTGCCACTTCTACAGCGAATTCGACGGCAGCGACATCGATCTCGCCCGGCTGCAACAGGCCTGGAACACGCTGATCGAGCGGCACGACATGCTTCGCACGATCTTCGACGGGAACGTGCACCAGTGGGTGCTGCCCAGCGTCCCCGAGTTCGTCATCGAGGTCACCGACGCCGATGCGGCCGACGCCGACACGGCGCTCGCCGAACTGCGTGAAGACATGGCACACCGGACCTTCGAGCCCGGTGAATGGCCGCTGTTCGATGTGCGCGCCGTGCGGTACGGCGACCGGGTCCGCATCGGCGTCGGCCTGGACAACCTGATCGTCGACGCACTCAGCATCTTCATCCTGTTCGCGGAACTGGAACTGCTGTACTGGGATCCGGCGGCACCGCTGCGGCCGGTCGGCATCACCTTCCGCGACTACGAGCTCAACACCCGGCCGAGCGCGGAGGACATCGCCGCGGCGCGCGACTACTGGCTCGACCTGATCGACCGGCTACCACCGCCACCGGAACTTCCGCTCGCCATCGAGCCGGGCCGCATCGAGACGCCACGCTTCGCCCGCCGGGAGACCCACATCGACCAGGCCAGCTGGGCGAGGATCACCGAGCGGACCCGCGAATACGAGATCACGCCGTCGGCGCTGTTGCTGGCGTGCTACGCCGAAGTCCTCGGTGCCTGGAGCACGCAGCAGGATATGACGTTGACGCTCACCACCTTCCAGCGCGACCCGGTCCACCCCGACATCGACAACATCCTCGGCGAGTTCACCTCGCTCTTGCTGGTCGCGTACGAGCCGGAACCGGGCTCGGGACTGGCCGCACGGGCGCGCGGTCTGCAGGAACAGATCTGGCGCGGCCTCGACCATCAGGCGGTGTCCGCGACCTGGGCGCTGCGCGAGATGGGGCGGCGCGCCGGGGTGGCCGAGGTGAGCATGCCGGTCGTGTTCACCAGTGCGCTCGGCGTGCTCGACGGCATGGACACCAGTGGTGCGTCCGCCTTCGCCGAGGTCTCCTGGGAAATCTCGCATACGCCGCAGGTGTCGCTCGACCTTCAGGTTCGCGAATATGCCGACGGCGTCTCGGTCAGTTGGGATTTCGTGGAGGGACTGTTCGCCGACGGCGTGATCGACCAGATGTTCGCCGCCTACTGCGCCGCGCTCGACTGGGTGGCCGGGGGTGACTGGGCAACGCCGCTGCCGCTGCGGCTGCCTCAGCGGAACTCGCTGCCGATACCGCGCGCGGAGAGCGGCAGGCCGTTGCACGGCGGGTTCTTCGAATGGGCCGAGCGTGAGCCGGGCCGGGTGGCCTTGGTGTGGGGCGAGGACGGCGAGTTGTCCTACGGGACGTTGGCCGCGTGGGCGCTACAGGTGGCCGGTGGCTTGGTGGCCTGCGGCGTGCGTCGCGGTGACGTTGTCGGGGTGACGCTGCCGAAGGGCCCGGCCCAGGTTGCTTCGATTCTCGGTGTGCTGGCCGCGGGTGCGGCGTACGTACCGGTGGGTGTCGACCAGCCGGTGGCACGACGGGATCGGATGTTCGCTTCGGCGGGCGTCCGGTACGTGGTGGCCGACGAGGCCAGCGGCGGGTGGCCCGAAAACATGCGGGTGATCTCCCCGGCGGCACCGGACGGTACCCCGTTGCCAGGCCCGGTCGGCGTCGACGTATCCGGTTCGGCCTACGTGATCTTCACGTCCGGGTCGACGGGTGAGCCCAAGGGCGTAGAGGTTTCGCACCGGGCGGCGATGAACACCTTGGACGACATCAACGAACGGTTCGGCGTCGGTGCCGACGATCGGGCATTGGCGCTGTCGGCGGCGGATTTCGATCTGTCGGTGTACGACCTGTTCGGCTTGCTGAGCGTCGGCGGTGCGCTGGTGCTGATCGGTGAGCAGGATCGCCGCGAGGCCCGCCGCTGGGTGGAGCTGTGCCGTCGCCATGAGGTGACGGTCTGGAACAGCGTGCCCGCGCTGTTCGACATGTACCTGACCGCGGCCGAGGCCGACGGTACGGCCGACCAGATCCGGTTGGTGCTGCTGGCCGGCGACTGGGTGGGCATGGATCTGCCCGTGCGATACCGGGCGCGCTCTGCCGCAGGCCGATTCGTCGCGCTCGGCGGGCCGACCGAGACGGCGATCTGGTCCAACGCGTACGAAGTCACCGAAATGGATCCCGAATGGCGTTCCATCCCCTACGGATTCGCCCTGCACAACCAGTGCCACCGAGTGGTGGACACCCAGGGCCGGGATTGCCCGGACTGGGTGGCCGGTGAACTGTGGATCGGCGGAGTTTGCGTCGCACAGGGATACCGGGGCGACGCGGCCAAGACCGCGGAGAAGTTCGTGTCCTGGCAGGGCCAGCGCTGGTATCGCAGCGGTGACGTGGCGCGGTTCTGGCCGGACGGCACGCTGGAATTCCTCGGTCGGCTGGACCATCAGGTCAAGGTACGTGGCCATCGAATCGAGCTGGGCGAGATCGAATCCGCGCTCGAGGCGCATCCGTACATCGATAGCGCGGTCGCGACCACCGTCGGTACCGGCGTCCACCGCAAACTCGCCGCGGCCGTCACCGCCGCACACAGCGGGGCGACCCCGGCCACCGACGGCATGGCGGAGCTGGACCGAGTGCTCGACGGCGGTGTCGATGAGGCACTCACCACCGGTGGCGATGTCGAAGCGGCGATCGTCGAGGCGCGGATCGCGGCATTGCTCGCCGCCGGGCTCGAGTCCGGCCCCGCTCCGGTGGACGACATCGCAGCGGCGCTCGGCGTCGCAGACGACTTCCGCAATCTGCTGGTGCTCTGGCTCGACTGGCTCGTCGAGCGGGACGTGCTCACCGCGCACTCCGGCCGCTTCGGTACCGGAGCACGCTGGGACGAGGCCCGTGATCCGGCCGTCTTGGCGGCGAATGTCGCTGCGGCCGAGGGCACGTGGATGCACTCCGTGGCCGAACGGTTGGCCGTCGCCGATGCTGAAGTCACCGAGATCCTGCGCGGCGATCGGTCACCGCTCACCCTGCTGGAGGATCCGGTGCTCGCGCCGGAGTCGCTGGTCGCCGGGCAGCCGGATGTCGGGGCCGCGATCGGCCGGATCGCCAGAACGATCACCGGGCTCGCCGCCCGGCTCGGCCGTCCGGTCCGCGTCGCCGAACTCGGTTGCCGCACCGGCATGGCCGCGCGCCACCTGCTCGACGGCCTTGACAGCGAGCACATCGAGCTGACCTTGCTCGACCCGTCGCCCCGACTGCTCGACCTCGCCGCGCAGCGGCTCGACGGGCTGCCGCACAGCAGGCAGTTCCGCGCGATGACCGGTGGGGTGCTGCCGCAGGACCTGCGCAACCACTTCGACGTCGTCGTGACAGTCGTTGCGCTGCACCGATACCGCGATCCGGTGGACGGCGCGCTGGAGGCGGCCGACCTGCTCGTCCCGCGCGGTCTGCTGGTCGGCATCGAGCACAGTGAGCTGGCACCGATCGGGTTGCTCACCGCGGCCCTGCTCGAGCGCGGGTTCGGCGGTGGCCGCCGCAGCCCGATGCTGGACAAGGCCCGCTGGGCCGACGTGCTGACCGCGGCGGACCTGTCCGAGATCGACATTGCCGAGCGGGACGATTCCGCGCTGCTGCTGCTCACCGCGCGCTCGGCGGTGGACCGCCCGGTGCTCGATGCGGAGCAGGTGCTGGCCAGGCTGCGCGGCGAACTGCCGACGCACATGGTGCCCGATCGGTTGACCGTGCTGCCGCGGCTGCCGCTGAGCGCCCGCGACAAGGTCGACCGCAAGCGGGTGGCCGAGTTGCTCAGCTCGATCGGTGACGGCGAGGAGGCAGGCGAACCGCCGCGCACCGAGGTGGAAAAGGCCATCGCGGAGCTGTGGGCCGGGCTGCTGCCCGGCGCGGGCGCCGACATCGGCAGGCACACCAACTTCTTCGCCATCGGTGGCGACAGCTTGACGGCAACGCATTTCGCCGAGGCGGTGCGCCGCCAGTTCGGTGTGGTCTTGCGGCTGCGGCAGATGTTCGCCGAACCCACCGTGGCCGCGGTCGCCGACACGATCTCGGCCCAGCTCGACGAATCAATGGAGGACGGCGAGATATGA
- a CDS encoding response regulator → MTSERSERYRVVIADDHTLFRQGVCQILAAEPDFHIVGDGASGHDAVALAAEHRPDVLLLDVEMPGEGAVTTIRQIRGVSPDTRVVVLSMHASTDLVQELTSVGASAYIAKTSGREELCAGIRSVVGDGQMVMWYVPRWAMPSAGEAEGPTLSSRELEILKLVARAFSNSQIAAQLYVSEATVKRHLTRVYAKLRARSRLDAVHRAVALGLLSSPGGRRQ, encoded by the coding sequence ATGACCTCCGAGCGTTCCGAGCGATACCGGGTCGTCATTGCCGACGATCACACGCTGTTCCGGCAGGGTGTGTGCCAGATTCTCGCGGCCGAACCGGATTTCCACATCGTCGGCGACGGCGCGTCCGGCCACGATGCCGTCGCGCTGGCCGCCGAGCACCGGCCGGACGTCTTGCTGCTCGACGTGGAAATGCCGGGCGAGGGCGCGGTGACCACGATTCGGCAGATCCGGGGTGTCTCGCCGGATACCCGGGTGGTTGTGCTGTCCATGCATGCGAGTACCGATCTGGTGCAAGAGCTGACGTCCGTCGGCGCGTCCGCCTATATCGCGAAAACCTCTGGGCGAGAAGAGCTGTGTGCCGGTATCCGGTCGGTGGTCGGGGACGGCCAGATGGTGATGTGGTACGTGCCCCGATGGGCGATGCCCTCCGCGGGCGAGGCGGAAGGTCCCACATTGTCGTCCCGCGAATTGGAAATTCTCAAATTGGTAGCTCGCGCGTTCAGTAATTCTCAGATCGCCGCACAGCTATATGTCAGCGAAGCCACCGTCAAACGACATTTGACCCGTGTTTACGCAAAATTGCGAGCGCGCTCGCGCCTGGACGCCGTCCATCGCGCCGTCGCGCTCGGACTGCTTTCGTCGCCGGGTGGCCGTCGGCAATAG
- a CDS encoding sensor histidine kinase, producing the protein MESEDHQRLLVAISARADAIVTGYIAELQAIRSPLALPDVVDGVVEQAHSILHSLAEDRAVEAVELSRRIGQARAAARVRPVDSMRAAAVLFNTALPVVHEVLREADAMDDFVEVVAELHDAIYARVVAAAVPYVNFLLRQLYESHINERRRVGRELHDRVAHAIAVGLQQLDLREIDLSRRDSVNADERLETLRESLVEALVIVRELAGVLRRSQTPDGLDVALYRYADTVAALGVDIRLSVDGDLESIAIEVRDELYFVVREAIRNAVAHSYTSEILAHVGMSDGIFEAIVEDFGNGFDAEKQLLDERRGGSGLTSMRERMEILGGTLKIVSTPGLGTRVTASVRL; encoded by the coding sequence ATGGAGTCGGAAGATCACCAACGTTTGCTCGTCGCCATCAGCGCTCGCGCTGATGCGATCGTCACTGGCTATATCGCGGAATTACAGGCCATCCGGAGTCCGCTCGCGCTCCCCGACGTGGTGGACGGTGTGGTAGAGCAAGCGCACTCGATCCTGCACAGTCTCGCCGAAGATCGTGCCGTCGAGGCCGTCGAGCTGAGCCGCCGAATCGGTCAAGCCAGGGCAGCTGCCCGCGTGCGTCCGGTGGATTCGATGCGCGCGGCCGCGGTGCTGTTCAATACCGCTCTTCCGGTGGTGCACGAAGTGCTCCGGGAGGCCGACGCCATGGACGACTTCGTCGAGGTCGTCGCCGAATTACACGACGCCATCTACGCCAGGGTGGTGGCCGCGGCTGTTCCGTATGTGAACTTCCTGCTCCGGCAGCTGTACGAATCGCACATCAACGAGCGGCGCCGGGTCGGTCGCGAATTGCACGACCGGGTGGCGCACGCGATCGCGGTCGGGCTACAGCAGCTGGATCTGCGGGAGATCGACCTCTCCCGGCGGGACAGCGTCAATGCGGACGAACGGCTCGAGACGCTGCGGGAATCACTGGTCGAAGCCCTCGTCATCGTCCGCGAACTGGCGGGTGTGCTGCGGCGTTCGCAGACGCCCGACGGGCTCGACGTCGCGCTCTATCGCTACGCCGACACGGTCGCCGCACTGGGGGTCGATATCCGGCTCAGCGTCGACGGCGATCTCGAGTCGATTGCCATCGAGGTCAGGGACGAGCTGTATTTCGTTGTCCGCGAAGCCATCCGCAACGCGGTGGCACATTCCTACACCTCGGAGATCCTCGCCCACGTCGGCATGTCGGACGGCATCTTCGAGGCGATCGTTGAGGATTTCGGCAACGGATTCGACGCGGAGAAACAGTTGCTCGACGAGCGCAGAGGTGGCAGCGGCTTGACGTCCATGCGAGAACGAATGGAGATTCTGGGGGGCACACTGAAAATTGTGAGTACGCCCGGTCTCGGTACACGAGTGACGGCTTCCGTTCGTTTGTAG
- a CDS encoding ParB/RepB/Spo0J family partition protein yields the protein MGTVTSIDSTSVLAEGERIEIPITELLFGDSPRKAENAAHIQTLAAVKAPLPPIIVHRASMRVIDGAHRLRAAELRGDDTIEVQFFDGDERDAFVLAVRLNSAHGLPLTLADRKAAAARIIEYHPEWSDRAIAAVAGISDKTVASLRGESGNVPPSERLGRDGRYHPRNRVDGRIRASEIFAENPTASAREVARAAGISATTAKDVRARMRRGENPVPSQQRARAAVETSVAPVPVLPTVDRRAVVRRLRSDPSIRFSESGRTLLRWLEAPGADDTEWDAVTRNIPGHCTRAIVELARLCAADWQRFAEALESRSDQAC from the coding sequence ATGGGTACGGTTACCAGCATCGATTCGACAAGCGTTCTCGCTGAGGGCGAAAGAATCGAAATTCCGATCACCGAGTTACTTTTCGGTGATTCGCCAAGAAAAGCCGAAAACGCCGCCCACATCCAGACCCTTGCCGCGGTGAAGGCCCCGCTCCCGCCGATCATCGTGCACCGGGCGTCGATGCGGGTGATCGATGGCGCACACCGCTTGCGGGCAGCCGAGCTGCGTGGCGACGACACCATCGAGGTCCAATTCTTCGACGGCGACGAGCGCGATGCCTTCGTGCTCGCGGTCCGGCTCAACAGCGCGCACGGCCTGCCGCTCACCCTGGCCGACCGCAAGGCCGCCGCCGCGCGAATCATCGAGTACCACCCGGAATGGTCCGATCGAGCGATCGCTGCGGTCGCGGGCATCTCGGACAAGACCGTCGCCTCGCTGCGCGGCGAGTCGGGCAACGTGCCGCCGTCCGAGCGACTCGGCCGCGATGGCCGGTATCACCCGCGCAACCGGGTCGACGGTCGCATCCGGGCGAGCGAGATCTTCGCCGAGAATCCCACGGCATCGGCTCGTGAAGTCGCGCGTGCGGCAGGCATCTCGGCCACCACCGCCAAGGATGTCCGGGCGCGGATGCGCCGCGGGGAGAATCCGGTGCCCTCGCAGCAACGTGCTCGCGCCGCGGTCGAGACCTCGGTCGCCCCCGTCCCGGTTCTGCCTACCGTCGATCGACGCGCGGTCGTGCGCCGGCTTCGGTCCGATCCATCGATACGTTTCTCCGAGTCCGGCCGCACCCTGCTGCGCTGGCTGGAGGCACCGGGCGCCGACGACACGGAATGGGATGCGGTCACTCGCAACATCCCCGGGCACTGCACCCGCGCCATCGTCGAGCTCGCCCGGCTGTGTGCCGCGGACTGGCAGCGGTTTGCCGAGGCGCTGGAAAGCCGCAGCGACCAAGCCTGTTGA